A section of the Anaerotignum faecicola genome encodes:
- a CDS encoding sugar phosphate isomerase/epimerase — protein sequence HVADNNRWYPGHAHYNFTETLTALHRVGYRGALALEITNAPDTETAAKKSLSYLNSILETLPHLS from the coding sequence CATGTGGCGGATAATAACCGCTGGTATCCGGGGCATGCCCACTATAATTTCACGGAAACACTGACAGCCCTGCACCGTGTAGGTTACCGCGGAGCGCTGGCCCTGGAAATCACGAATGCGCCAGATACAGAGACTGCCGCTAAAAAAAGCCTCTCCTATTTAAACTCAATTCTTGAGACACTGCCGCATCTTTCATGA